Within Paralichthys olivaceus isolate ysfri-2021 chromosome 14, ASM2471397v2, whole genome shotgun sequence, the genomic segment TTCTTTGTTGTCCTTTCTGTTTGCTTTACTGCAGATGCTGTGGTAAATATGTGTGTGGCGAATATTTTGTCTCTGTGCAGCACCTGCGTGTGAAAGATGCTTCTGATcgcacattttttttatttacaaagctACGTCATTGCAGAAGTGACCCCATGTAGTGCATGAGTGGAAGTGGCAATTGTTTTAATCAGCgaggatttatttattgttgtctTCATCCCAAGTCCAGTGGAGAACAGTTACTGTGCCACACCTCGGCTTGTTTTTCATCTCTATCTTCCTTCACATACATGTTCAACAAGAAATCACCAAATCTCCATCCTTACTATTAACCCATCCAACGATTCACACAGGACTCTGGTATCTCTTGTGGGCTAAAGATGAAACACTAACTAACTCTTATTATTTGTCCACTTAGATATTGTCGCGTTCTATTTTTAGATTATCCTTTCTTCATCCTAGTCGTCTGCCTTTGTGTTACAGAGAACGCTAACTCTCTAAGCTGCATGCCAacacatttacaacatttacCAAAGGGAGATTAGgctgttttaatgtttgagtGTTTACGTAAGTAGTGTCcgtgtttgttttgctctttcaACACAAATATATCAACCCACTCATTAGACAGAATATTTATGTTGGACAACCTCACCACCAGATTATTAAATCAGTTTGTGTTCAATGCCAACATAAAAGAATGATTCCATCTACTACCACACAGTTTGGCAAACATCACGGTTAGAGTTTGCAAGACAAGTCATTCTTTCAAAAAAACCAGCACTGATTATTTTAGAGGGACAAAAATAGactcacatttatttagtaGCATTATTTTTCATCATGAAACGCAGAATTGTCCAATATAAACTTAATTCTTGCGGACTGGGCTGAAAATGTATCACAGGACTAATATTGAATTAACACAACTCCTACCACTACTGTAATTGTATTAAGGTGTCCCATGTCACCTGTCACATGTCACTTCCATGTCGTGGAGGTTGAATTTTGTCACTTGCTGGAAAAGGCCATACAGACAAAGCTTACATTGTCTGTAATGATTATATTGTAATGACGTAGAGAAATGCAGTGAGAGAAACGGTCCATTACTCAGATGAGACATACAGTTCGCCTGCAGTGCCTCCTTGTGCCTTTACTAACAGCATGTACTGCTTCACTAAAACAGGACAGTGTCTGCGCACCACAGCGTCTAACTTacaaataacattaacttttagACCTAATTCTGAAAGATAATAACCACATCTCACCATACTTTTTTATGTTGAagcatcttttgttttttttttgtttgtttcagactgAAAAGCCCGAACGACGTCATACCTTTGCCTCCTTAGCTTTGCGTAAGCGCTACAGCTATTTGACCGACCCAGCAGCGAGTGAGTTTCCCATTTTTACTTTCGTGAAAATTTTCAATTGGTTTTAGATAATTTTGTAATTTGAATCAGATGCCCTCTTCATGTGACACATACTCTGGTCATTTGTCATTCATCAAACATTTGCATGGTTTACTGTGTCTTACGCTTCGCTTACACACCCCATGTTGACAAAAAAAGTCTCCCTGGTTCAACTGTTCCGTTATTTAACGTTTGTGAAAACACTGGGAAtcattgtctgtctgttcatttatcatttgaacaaaaatgtttcaattcatgttgaataaaaatattttttgaattgTTCGCATTCTTTTAGTGGCCATTTCACTCTTATTGGCTTTCTgattgtgtgctgctgtgtatATCAATGTGGTAACGGGTTGCACTTTATATAATGTGATTTCTCTACAGTGAGACTATGTTAGACGATTTTGCCATTTACAAAGTGTTGGCATACATTTCACTggattcattattaataaatacaGTGTCCTTGTTGCACTTTATAAGGACACAAGTGTTGCACAGTGTTGTAAACAATAATGACTGATTTATTGTTACTTTTTTGTAAAGTGCAACCtcgtattttatttttaagccGTGACCAGACAAGTAaagtgatatttattttattatatacactTGTGGGGTCATCTCTGGCATTGGAAATGAACCAAATGAAATCATAATCACAAGTCAGTGAAAACTGTACAAGGCACTGCTGCAAGGAGGCAAATAGATTAAGCACATCAAAAGTCAAtggaattttattttgattatgtcttttcttttttgtcaccTTTATCATGTCAATCATTTTTGTTCCTATACGTTGTTTATCAGGTTTATTTTGTCACAAGTCACTGCCATTTCATCCTGGACATTTGAATAAGGGCCTTTATTACATTTGACAGTTGACAAAAGCTTTCTCAGTTTGAActgttatgttgttttaaaccttTGTCTTGCTACCGTCAATAATGCTGTTTCTGACTGACTCAAATTTCTCTTTCtggtttttatcttttatttcatattatttcaCGTTACATTTTATGTTTGCCTCCTTATtgcttttggttttaattatgttCGAAGAAACAACTGATCGAAGCTCGCCGAGAACACAGCCTTCTAGCTACCCTCACAAACCTGTCTTTTCAACGAGATCTTATCAGGCGTGGTCGCCTGTTCCTGTCGCCATCCCTAGCCAAGCCAAATCTGGGTTTGGCTCCATCTCCAGTTCATCATCCAACACGCCTTCTGCCTCTCCACTAAAGTCTGTCTGGTCCATCAACTCTGCCTCCCCCATCAAGACCAACATCCCTGGATCACCTGCCTCTTCTGTTAAGTCAGTTAGTGACATGGCCTCTCCCATCAGATCTTACAGAACCATCTCCTCTCCTATAAAAACTGTAGTCCAACAAGTCCAGTACCCGAGCCAGGTCTTGTCTAGTCCCCTGGCCTCACCAGGGAAAAGTGCCCCAGACCCAATGTCTATGAAAGGACTGGCGGCATTATCTGCTAGGACCTCCCCTATAactgtctctgcaggaggaagCCCTCTTCTTGAGAGAACATCCATAGGCATGACGCCACCAACTTCTCCCAAATCATCTCTGACTATGTTTAGTTCACCCTTACCATACAAGACTGTTATGGGGGGCTCTTGTGGCTCCACACCTTCCTCCTCACCAATCAAAACAGTCCCTGGTCTCTCATCTGTGCGTTCCTTCGCTTCAGAAGTCACTGGCCCTGCAAGAAAcctgttctcttctctttcatcacCACTTAAATCCAACACCCCTCCAAGTGCTGCATCTCTGATCAATGGAACCGTATCTCCAGCACAGTATCGCTCTTCATCCCCAACATCTCTTCTCTCCAGCAGCCTGCAAGAGAGAATACAAGCAACCACCAATGCTGCGACCACAAATGTCAATGCAGCATTTGATGAGGTTGAAAAAACATTGAATTCTTGTTCTGCAGGCTACGGCACCTTGAAGTCCTTGTCCTCCTCTGGATCTTCCTCGTATCAGTCCATGAGATCATCTGCCTCTAATTCCCTTTACAACTCTCTAAGGCCCTCTCCAAATGCCACCACTGCTGTTACATCCAGTTCAATGACTGTCCCGGTGTACTCTGTTATTAATCTGCTGCCAGAGCCCCAGTTTAAAAAGTTACCTGAGGTGTCCAAATCAGCTGCTGCCCTCCTGTCCCCACGGAAGACTGTGCCCACTGAGGTGAATTCTCAGTTGCAGTCTTCCTTTTCCAGAACTCTTTCTCCCATCAAAGcctctcttttttctgctgGCCTAAAATCAAACACCATATCACCATTGTCATCCAGCCAAGAGATTCTGAAGGATGTagctgaaatgaaagaagacTTGATACGAATGTCAGCCATTTTACAGACAGATCCAAATTCCACAGCAAATAAAGGATTTCAGTCTGATTCTCCCAAGGAGGTCAAAATGGAGGACGAGGAGCCGTACAGAATTGTGGAGAAAGTAAAACAAGATTTAGTAAAAGTGAGCGAAATCCTTACTAAAGATGCTGTGAAAGATGGTAGGGTTTCTCTGGCAAGGGGTGCTTTGGATGACATACACTTTTCGAAAGTGCAAGTTGAACAACCACCAAGCAACTGGAGCTATCCACCAAGATACGAGACTGTGGTTCCTCAAGCCAAATCAAAAACAATACCAGATAGAGATTTCAATCTCTCCAAAGTGGTTGACTACCTGACCAATGATGTTGGTAGCAGCTCTTTCTCCAAAATGCATGACACAAAGCATAAAGCCGATGAAAgcaagagagaaggagagggcaAGGAGAAGCAGAAACGTGTCCTAAAACCCACCATAGCCGTTCAGGAGCATAAGCTCAAAATGCCTCCAACAAACATGCGCTCTTCAGCTTCAGACAGAGAGATCAGTAAAGTAGCAGATGCACTTTTTGGAGCTGACACTGTGCTAGAATCCCCTGATGATATCTCACATGAACAGGATAAAAGCCCCCTCTCGGACAGTGGTTTTGAGACCAGGAGTGAAAGGACACCCTCTGCCCCTCAAAGTGCTGAAGGAATGGGCCCCAAGGCCCTTTTTCAGGATATCCCAGTTCCACCAGTGATCACTGAGACTAGGACTGAGGTTGTCCATGTCATCAGGAGCTATGAGTCTCCAGAGGATAACAAACAACTTCCAATGGAGGATACACTTGCTGTCAGATATATTGATTCAGATGCCAAAGGTCATCTAAATCAAGCTACACCAACTTCAGAACATAATAAGTGCTACTCAATAAAAGTCAGCCCTGATGAAGATCCAATGGGAAAGGGGATGAGAGTAAAGGAGGAGACTCACATCACTACCACCACCAGGATGGTTTACCACAAACCTGGCAAAGAAGCACCATCTGAGAGGTGTGAAGAAACCATGTCTGTGCATGACATAATGAAGGCTTTTCAGTCAGGCAAGGACCCTTCTAGAGAACTCGCTGGACTCTTTGAACACAAGTCTGGCAGTGAAGAGACATCACAAAGAGTCCTTGAGGACATCAACTCCAAACCTAAAGTTGAAAGAATAATTGAGGTCCACATTGAAAAGGGCAATAAAACAGAACCAACAGAGGTCATCATcagagagacaaaagagaagGAGATGTATTACTACCCAGggaacagacaggaagtggatgAGCCTGAGGAATCACTACCAGTGTACCTTGACTCCCCCAGAGTAAACACACCCATGTCTCAGGAGGAAGACAGTCGCCCTAGTTCAGCCCAGCTCATGGCAGATGACTCTTACAAAACCCTAAAGCTACTTAGTCAGCAGTCTGTAGAGTACAATGAGGATGAGTCATCTGAGCTTAGGGGAGAATCTTATAATTTTGCAGAGAAAATGCTTCTCTCTGAGAAATTTGACCAGTCTCATTCTGACACAGAGGAATATCTGAGAGACAGGACTCACTTCCACTCACCGGACAGAAACAGTGAGGGTAGATCAGTTGCGCCAAGGACAGAGTATGTTTTCAGGTCGCCAAGAAATGTGTTTGACAAATCAGGAAGAATGGCCAGTGTTGATGATAACTTTGACAAACTGACACTTTTGCAGTATTCGTCTGAACCTGGAAGCCCAAAGCAATCTGTTTGGATGCGGGTGTCAGATGACACACAGAGTAAGGAGAGAGAAGAGCTTATGTATGAGGATAGAGTGGACAGAACTGTAAAAGAGGCACAGGAAAAACTCAGTCAAGTATCTCAGTTTTTTCGCGATAGAACAGAACAGCTCAATGATGAGCTCTCATCTCCAGAGAAGAAATCTCGTAGACCCGACTTCAGAGAATCGCGATCAGGGCCGAGCTCTACACACAGCAGTCCAGAGAGGTCAGCTTACAAGAATGGGGCAAGTGGCGAAGAGTGGAGCAGAGAAAGGCTTAGAGACAGGTTCAGCTCCAGTGACAGGAAATGTGCCAGCTTACCCAGCAGTCCAGAAAGGAGAGTACTGTTGCAGTACAGTGATTCAGACCCAAGAAAACAAGGAGATGGTAAATCCCAGGGAATCCAAGGTGAAAACTCTAAACCTTTTCAAATACCTTCCTCAAAAGTGAGTGCAGTGAGGCTTAAGTTTGAGCAAGAGGCTAAAAGGCAGGATAGGACTCCTCAAGGTGTCCAAAATTCTAATGCTCCTATTAGGAAACTACAGGATAGTAAGCTACCTGTGTATCAAGTCTTTGCTGGTCCAAATATTCCAAAAACTCCAGACAGTCCAGGAAATCAGAGGAGATGTTTGGGTAGTGAATCAAATAAGTTCTCTCCCAAGCAAGAGACCAGTGAAAACgttcaggaggagaaaaagctATTTAAAACTTGGGAGAGCCAAGGTTATGGAAGCTATAAACCCCAATCTCCCAAACTATCTCATTCATTAATCCATGATTCCATGAATGATGGCAATAACAGCGATTCCCCAAGACAGGAAACGACCAAGAAAATAATCTACACAGAATTTGTTGTTCGAGAAAGTCCAAATACCAATGATAGTCTAAAAAAAAACTCGGAATCACAAATTCCTATTAGAAAGCTTTCTAATTTCTCAGAAAATCAGAAATCCACCTCTTTAAAGTTAGATGCCTCTGTTGAACCATGTGAGAGGGCGGGGTCTCATATACCGACTTTAACTAGAAGTCGGTTACACAGTAGCTCTGAATCCAACAAGTCCACTCGTGCATCATCAGTAGGAAAATCCACAGACTCATCAGATGGTAGCCAGTCAACCATAGTGTGCAACGGTGTTGATGACAACCAAATAGAGTATTTGGAACAAATAACTCCTGTAGTTGTCACAGAGGGTTTCAGAGATATTAAACCCTTACCTGTGTATGTTAGCATCCAAGTAGGAAAGCAGTACGAGAAAGAAACAGCCTCGGGGCAGTTGGGAACATACAAAAAGATAGTAAGCCATGAGAgtaggacagtgcatgagacaAGGGGTGCATTTTACAATGTCAAGCAAAAGCAGTCTCCATCTCCTCAAGGAAGCCCAGAAGATGACACTCTCGAACAAGTGACTTTCATGGATAGCTCTGGGAAAAGTCCTGTTACCCCTGAGACCCCCAGCTCTGAGGAAGTCAGCCTGACCTCAAGAGCACCAGACTCAGTGATAGGCCTTATGCCTGGGATGCCAAGCACTATCCTAGAGGagtctgaggaagaagaaggacagACTTTCATCTACAAGGGGACCTCAAAGGAAATATCTAAGCCAGCTCACCCAGAAagtcacattaaaaaacaacatgatacagagagacagaaatcaaaagagaaaagagtggCTTATATAGAgttcccacctcctcctcctttagaGACAGAGCAGTCTGACCCTGAGAAAAGGGGATCATGTGCCTCTTctgaggcagagacagagatgatgGAGGTAAATCTCCAAGAGGAGCATGATAGGCACCTATTAGCTGAGCCTATCATCAGGGTGCAGCCTCCATCCCCTATTCCCCCAGGAGCAGATAACAGTGACTCTAGTGATGATGAATCTGTGTTCCATCCCATCCCTGTCAAAAAGTACACCTTCAAAatgaaagaggagggagagaaactctcaaataacaaacaatctgagaaaaatggaaataatgagTCTGGAATCAATGGTGAAGTAAAGGTAGAAGATTCCGACTTTGAACAAAACGGCAATGACCAGTCAATCACAGACTGCTCTATAGCAACCACTGCTGAGTTCTCTCATGATACGGATGCAACTGAAATAGACTCTTTAGATGGGTATGACCTtcaggatgaggatgatggacTGAGTGAAGACCCTAAAACATCAAGTCTGTCCAATGATGGAAAAACAACAGACCGCTCATTTAGTCAGTCGAAGCTTGAAGTCatagaggaagagaaatgtGAGGAAGGAGGGGATAATGGAAAGACTAAAACCAGTACATCGTCAAAATGcagtggagaagaaaaagattATACCCTTGAAGGAAGACATCCAGATAGGCAGATCTATGGAGAAAATTGCTTTGCCTACCAACTTGAAGAGGAGTTGAATTCTACCTTTAAGACTGTTGCCACCAAAGGCCTGGACTTTGACCCCTGGTCCACCAAGGGGGGAGATAATGATGGAGTTTTTGAATCCAAAACAAAAGACGAGGATCCTAAGCCCTTTGGTTTATCGGTGGAGGACAAATCACAGGCTACAACACCTGACACAACCCCTGCTCGAACACCGACTGATGAGAGCACACCAACTAGTGAGCCTAACCCCTTCCCTTTCCACGAAGGAAAGATGTTTGAGATGACCCGCAGTGGTGCTATTGACATGAGCAAGCGGGACTTTGTTGAAGAGAGGCTTCAGTTTTTCCAGATTGGTGAGCATTCCTCTGACCCTAAAACAGGGGAAAAGGGGAGAGGGGGCAAGATCCAGGGGGTAATTTCCTCTCAGTCAAAAACAGGGGAAAGGGCCACAGTAGATGGAAAGGTGAATGTTATAGATACTACCACAGACAGCAGCACTACACCAGCAAcaccaacagcaacaacagcaaaatGCAGCCCTGCACAGCCTGGCAGTGACACTGGCAATACCGGTGCTGATGCCCCCACCTGCGAAGCCATAGCTGAGACCGCCTCCTCTTGCACAATTACAGCCTCTAAGGTTGATCCCAAATTACGCACTCCTATTAAGATGGGCATAGCTGCCTCTATAACTGTGAAAAAAGACTCAGGGGATCTCACAGATTGTAAAGCTGAGATGTCAGAGGGACAAATGGTGCCAGAATACATCAGTATAGAGGGTCAGTGTGCGGAAAGTCAGTCTAGCAGACACAGTGAGCCCGAGACAGAGATAAGAGACTTCCCTTCAGaaaactgcaacaacaacaataatcttGAGTCCTCCAGTGTTCAGGCCAACTACATTCAGTGTGGTAGTGTGGTGTTCAATTTGCAGTCCTCTTCTGAGCCCACTCTTCAGAAAGCTAGCAGGATAGAAACACTGGGCTGTAGGGATTTAGAAGAGAAAGTGGATGTTCACAGCAGCAATCAAGGGCAGGACCAGAAAAGTGAAACCgtcaaagaaagtgaagtgAAACAGCCCAAGTCAAGGCTTCCAGTTAAAGCATCAGGGTGGTCATTTCACACGCAGGGAACAGCCATAGGCAAACAGAAGCCCAAACGAGCAGTGACAGTTGAAGTCAGGAAAAGAGGAGAGCCAGCCATAGCCAAAGTAGAGCCCAGGTCTAGAATACCAATCAAGGATATTAAAAAGAGcagccctgctgctgcagctagCCCACTTGTTTCAGTTCGAGTTACCTCACAGCCCAAGAGGGCATTGGACTCAGAAAGAGCAGCCATACGTTTGCCCACAAGGCTACCACTGAAGGACAGGCATCAGGTCAGCAATGTCACGAGTGAGGGA encodes:
- the LOC109633137 gene encoding ankyrin-3-like isoform X17 — protein: MAHAASQLKKNRGEVDVNALEDEKEKRRKSRRAASREQKRKSDSNASYLRAARAGNLEKVLDYLKSGVEINICNQNGLNALHLASKEGHVEVVAELLKLGAAVDAATKKGNTALHIASLAGQTEVVKELVTNGANVNSQSQNGFTPLYMAAQENHLEVVRFLLEHSASQSMATEDGFTPLAVALQQGHDQVVSLLLENDTKGKVRLPALHIAARKDDTKAAALLLQNDHNADVESKMMVNRTTESGFTPLHIAAHYGNINVATLLLNRGAAVDFMARNDITPLHVASKRGNSNMVKLLLDRGSKIDAKTKDGLTPLHCGARSGHEQVVEILLDRGAPFLSKTKNGLSPLHMATQGDHLNCVQLLLQHDVPVDDVTNDYLTALHVAAHCGHYKVAKLIVDKKANPNAKALNGFTPLHIACKKNRVKVMELLLKHGASIQAVTESGLTPIHVAAFMGHENIVHSLTHHGASPNTTNVRGETALHMAARAGQADVVQYLLKNGAKVETKSKDDQTALHISSRLGKVDIVQQLLQCGASANAATTSGYTPLHLAAREGHQDVAAMLLENGASLSSATKKGFSPLHVAAKYGKMEVASLLLQKRAAPDAAGKSGLTPLHVAAHYDNQRVALLLLDQGASPHAAAKNGYTPLHIAAKKNQMDIGTTLLEYGADTNAMTRQGISPVHLAAQEGSVDLVSLLLTKNANVNMCNKSGLTPLHLAAQEDKVNVAEVLLNHGADVNPQTKMGYTPLHVACHYGNAKMANFLLQNHARVNGKTKNGYCPLHQAAQQGHTHIINLLLQHGASANELTVNGNTALSVAHRLGYISVVDTLRPMTDENLTTMSASEKHKINVPETMNEFLDMSDDEVRANVPEILKEESFSDVDEGEDAMTGDTDKYLRPQDLKELGDDSLPQEGYMGFSIGARSASLRSFSSDRSNTLNRSSFARDSMMIEEILAPTKDTHLAVTRDYSSECMRRYSWTPDTVDHSHNTVSSPIHSGLSSPLPQYDSRFLVSFMVDARGGSMRGSRHNGMRIIIPPRKCTAPTRITCRLAKRHKLAYPPPMVEGEGLVSRLVEVGPAGAQFLGPVIVEIPHFGSMRGKERELIVLRSDNGDAWKEHQSDGRPEDLFDLLSGMDEELDSPAELEKKRICRIVTRDFPQYFAVVSRIKQESNHMGPDGGMLSSSTVPMVQASFPQGALTKKIRVGLQAQPVPDDMVRAVLGNRATFSPIVTVEPRRRKFHKPITMTIPVPPRSAEGHPSGHRGDSAPCLRLLCSITGGTSPAQWEDITGTTPLSFVTDCVSFTTNVSARFWLADCHQIPETVSLASQLYRELICVPYLAKFVVFAKMNDIVEARLRCFCMTDDKVDKTLEQQENFEEVARSKDIEVLEGKPIHVDCYGNLSPLTKSGQQLVFNFYSFKENRLPFNVKIRDMGQEPCGRLSFLREPKNTKGLPQTAICNLNITLPTHKKDMESDPDDETEKPERRHTFASLALRKRYSYLTDPAAKTTDRSSPRTQPSSYPHKPVFSTRSYQAWSPVPVAIPSQAKSGFGSISSSSSNTPSASPLKSVWSINSASPIKTNIPGSPASSVKSVSDMASPIRSYRTISSPIKTVVQQVQYPSQVLSSPLASPGKSAPDPMSMKGLAALSARTSPITVSAGGSPLLERTSIGMTPPTSPKSSLTMFSSPLPYKTVMGGSCGSTPSSSPIKTVPGLSSVRSFASEVTGPARNLFSSLSSPLKSNTPPSAASLINGTVSPAQYRSSSPTSLLSSSLQERIQATTNAATTNVNAAFDEVEKTLNSCSAGYGTLKSLSSSGSSSYQSMRSSASNSLYNSLRPSPNATTAVTSSSMTVPVYSVINLLPEPQFKKLPEVSKSAAALLSPRKTVPTEVNSQLQSSFSRTLSPIKASLFSAGLKSNTISPLSSSQEILKDVAEMKEDLIRMSAILQTDPNSTANKGFQSDSPKEVKMEDEEPYRIVEKVKQDLVKVSEILTKDAVKDGRVSLARGALDDIHFSKVQVEQPPSNWSYPPRYETVVPQAKSKTIPDRDFNLSKVVDYLTNDVGSSSFSKMHDTKHKADESKREGEGKEKQKRVLKPTIAVQEHKLKMPPTNMRSSASDREISKVADALFGADTVLESPDDISHEQDKSPLSDSGFETRSERTPSAPQSAEGMGPKALFQDIPVPPVITETRTEVVHVIRSYESPEDNKQLPMEDTLAVRYIDSDAKGHLNQATPTSEHNKCYSIKVSPDEDPMGKGMRVKEETHITTTTRMVYHKPGKEAPSERCEETMSVHDIMKAFQSGKDPSRELAGLFEHKSGSEETSQRVLEDINSKPKVERIIEVHIEKGNKTEPTEVIIRETKEKEMYYYPGNRQEVDEPEESLPVYLDSPRVNTPMSQEEDSRPSSAQLMADDSYKTLKLLSQQSVEYNEDESSELRGESYNFAEKMLLSEKFDQSHSDTEEYLRDRTHFHSPDRNSEGRSVAPRTEYVFRSPRNVFDKSGRMASVDDNFDKLTLLQYSSEPGSPKQSVWMRVSDDTQSKEREELMYEDRVDRTVKEAQEKLSQVSQFFRDRTEQLNDELSSPEKKSRRPDFRESRSGPSSTHSSPERSAYKNGASGEEWSRERLRDRFSSSDRKCASLPSSPERRVLLQYSDSDPRKQGDGKSQGIQGENSKPFQIPSSKVSAVRLKFEQEAKRQDRTPQGVQNSNAPIRKLQDSKLPVYQVFAGPNIPKTPDSPGNQRRCLGSESNKFSPKQETSENVQEEKKLFKTWESQGYGSYKPQSPKLSHSLIHDSMNDGNNSDSPRQETTKKIIYTEFVVRESPNTNDSLKKNSESQIPIRKLSNFSENQKSTSLKLDASVEPCERAGSHIPTLTRSRLHSSSESNKSTRASSVGKSTDSSDGSQSTIVCNGVDDNQIEYLEQITPVVVTEGFRDIKPLPVYVSIQVGKQYEKETASGQLGTYKKIVSHESRTVHETRGAFYNVKQKQSPSPQGSPEDDTLEQVTFMDSSGKSPVTPETPSSEEVSLTSRAPDSVIGLMPGMPSTILEESEEEEGQTFIYKGTSKEISKPAHPESHIKKQHDTERQKSKEKRVAYIEFPPPPPLETEQSDPEKRGSCASSEAETEMMEVNLQEEHDRHLLAEPIIRVQPPSPIPPGADNSDSSDDESVFHPIPVKKYTFKMKEEGEKLSNNKQSEKNGNNESGINGEVKVEDSDFEQNGNDQSITDCSIATTAEFSHDTDATEIDSLDGYDLQDEDDGLSEDPKTSSLSNDGKTTDRSFSQSKLEVIEEEKCEEGGDNGKTKTSTSSKCSGEEKDYTLEGRHPDRQIYGENCFAYQLEEELNSTFKTVATKGLDFDPWSTKGGDNDGVFESKTKDEDPKPFGLSVEDKSQATTPDTTPARTPTDESTPTSEPNPFPFHEGKMFEMTRSGAIDMSKRDFVEERLQFFQIGEHSSDPKTGEKGRGGKIQGVISSQSKTGERATVDGKVNVIDTTTDSSTTPATPTATTAKCSPAQPGSDTGNTGADAPTCEAIAETASSCTITASKVDPKLRTPIKMGIAASITVKKDSGDLTDCKAEMSEGQMVPEYISIEGQCAESQSSRHSEPETEIRDFPSENCNNNNNLESSSVQANYIQCGSVVFNLQSSSEPTLQKASRIETLGCRDLEEKVDVHSSNQGQDQKSETVKESEVKQPKSRLPVKASGWSFHTQGTAIGKQKPKRAVTVEVRKRGEPAIAKVEPRSRIPIKDIKKSSPAAAASPLVSVRVTSQPKRALDSERAAIRLPTRLPLKDRHQVSNVTSEGCRQGRQEKPDEICKRTIEYFKDISGETLKLVDRLSDEEKKTQTEQSEEDSTSRSTSLSDASQPSQPSQPSRSSRSGRGSRAEAGAASVRAKVATTDRASGSERSRRSRRTGGKEGSQGLTGSRTPPIAEIKPSPQSPCERTDLRMAIVADHLGLSWTELAREMNFTVDEINHIRLENPNSLTAQSFMLLKKWVSREGKNATTDALTTVLTKVNRMDIVTLLEGPIFDYGNISGTRCFADDNAVFRDQADVCIIIPLTPRSTEAAFVVQTPGSYFPLKTLTSPPTPLTPTASHHCSPFPPRRSPSYESSISLKDLAPPAPFKQLQFNFTQSPSCPSANPCLCPAFPFSPNPTSPIPLITSPLPYSSAADSPSPIPPSATCVRCSHTSAPTSPSFTMATLNPSQSSEPITSTSDLSSHATYTSKPVSTPTNLTPQSSSMDPNLSEPITIPVSFTSCPPSGRVSPSATASQSKDSLVTPLAPVSSLSLSTLPPVSPSGSRCPSPSPLSPPLRSLSPCPACQCTPSIPPSPAQTRVDPLTMEIYI